From the Quercus lobata isolate SW786 chromosome 6, ValleyOak3.0 Primary Assembly, whole genome shotgun sequence genome, one window contains:
- the LOC115995097 gene encoding crossover junction endonuclease EME1B-like isoform X2, which produces MSQPILLSDEEDDLHHFHQNALSTPLHFASKKQRLSDPDPDPDPNPPDTVLIDDPTPQKPGQTSTPSFVPETPLSAPNSDLVIVKCTAANSSNPQPRVSDPDHNRFSGITGLICLESDNDSESGSGRENCKEDETIGADFRVSMDSEWSSKFMDSTSSLGNNSLTRMSSLEDDDDCQVHDYPDKENVSMEQINKVNQKRTKTDAEENNMTDKARGRKKMAKEERIRLMEEKKLKKEQEKLQKAAQKAEAAELKKMQKEKQKWEKGKLALKSIVAEIDAKVVELGSIGGHLLTRFAEKGLAYRITSNPIERSIVWTMNVPEHISQHSSNGVQIPYVLLVYEAKEFCNLVSNESLLDHVSSVQSCYPSFTICYLTNRLMAYINKREQEQYKNPSNDNGWRRPPVEEVLAKLVTHFVKVHSRQCIDEAELAEHVVGLTSSLASCQFRKKLTRLSVNANGSLIPKDSVDKNLIKKSLWLKALVSIPKVQPRFAIAIGKKYPTMKSLLSVYMDPSA; this is translated from the exons atgtcacagCCAATCCTCCTCTCCGACGAAGAAGACGACCTCCACCACTTCCACCAAAATGCGCTCTCAACCCCATTGCATTTCGCCTCCAAGAAACAGCGCTTATCCGACCCGGACCCGGACCCGGACCCGAACCCGCCGGATACTGTCCTCATCGACGACCCGACCCCGCAGAAACCGGGTCAAACCTCCACTCCCTCCTTCGTCCCCGAGACACCTCTCTCCGCTCCAAACTCCGATCTCGTAATTGTCAAATGCACCGCCGCAAACTCTTCCAATCCACAACCTAGGGTTTCCGATCCCGATCACAACAGGTTCTCCG GAATTACTGGATTGATTTGTTTGGAGTCTGATAATGACTCTGAAAGTGGTTCCGGAAGAGAAAATTGCAAGGAGGATGAAACAATCGGTGCTGATTTCAGAGTGTCAATGGACTCAGAATGGAGTTCTAAGTTTATGGATTCCACGAGTTCTCTCG GGAATAATAGTTTAACGCGAATGTCCTCTTTGGAAGACGATGATGATTGTCAG GTACATGATTATCCTGACAAAGAAAATGTTAGCATGGAGCAGATCAATAAAGTTAATCAGAAAAGAACTAAAACTGATGCTGAGGAAAACAATATGACAGACAAAGCTAGGGGAAGGAAGAAAATGGCAAAAGAGGAAAGGATTCGCTTaatggaagagaagaaattaaagaaggAA CAAGAGAAGTTGCAAAAAGCAGCTCAGAAGGCTGAAGCTGCAGAGTTGAAAAAAATGcagaaagaaaagcaaaagtGGGAGAAAGGGAAGCTTGCCTTAAAATCCATCGTGGCTGAAATTGATGCTAAAGTGGTCGAACTGGGGTCAATTGGAG GACATCTGCTTACAAGGTTTGCCGAAAAGGGGCTTGCATACCGTATAACTTCAAATCCAATTGAGAGATCAATTGTGTGGACTATGAATGTTCCAGAACATATCTCACag CATTCTTCTAATGGAGTACAGATTCCTTATGTATTGCTTGTATATGAGGCCAAAGAATTCTGTAATCTTGTTAGCAATGAATCTCTTTTGGATCATGTTTCCAGTGTTCAAAGTTGTTACCCATCTTTCACAATTTGTTACCTCACCAATAGGTTAATggcatatattaataaaag GGAACAGGAACAGTACAAGAACCCATCAAATGATAATGGTTGGAGACGTCCACCTGTTGAGGAG GTGCTGGCAAAATTAGTGACTCATTTCGTGAAAGTGCATTCCAGGCAATGCATTGATGAAGCTGAACTAGCTGAACATGTTGTTGGTTTGACCTCCAGCCTGGCATCCTGCCAATTTAG AAAGAAGTTGACACGCCTATCTGTAAATGCTAATGGATCCCTAATTCCTAAGGACTCTGTTGACaagaatttaataaaaaagagcTTATG GTTGAAAGCTTTGGTTTCAATTCCAAAGGTACAGCCACGATTTGCTATTGCCATTGGGAAGAAGTACCCCACCATGAAATCTCTTCTGAGTGTCTACATGGATCCAA GTGCATGA
- the LOC115995097 gene encoding crossover junction endonuclease EME1B-like isoform X1 produces MSQPILLSDEEDDLHHFHQNALSTPLHFASKKQRLSDPDPDPDPNPPDTVLIDDPTPQKPGQTSTPSFVPETPLSAPNSDLVIVKCTAANSSNPQPRVSDPDHNRFSGITGLICLESDNDSESGSGRENCKEDETIGADFRVSMDSEWSSKFMDSTSSLGNNSLTRMSSLEDDDDCQVHDYPDKENVSMEQINKVNQKRTKTDAEENNMTDKARGRKKMAKEERIRLMEEKKLKKEQEKLQKAAQKAEAAELKKMQKEKQKWEKGKLALKSIVAEIDAKVVELGSIGGHLLTRFAEKGLAYRITSNPIERSIVWTMNVPEHISQHSSNGVQIPYVLLVYEAKEFCNLVSNESLLDHVSSVQSCYPSFTICYLTNRLMAYINKREQEQYKNPSNDNGWRRPPVEEVLAKLVTHFVKVHSRQCIDEAELAEHVVGLTSSLASCQFRKKLTRLSVNANGSLIPKDSVDKNLIKKSLWLKALVSIPKVQPRFAIAIGKKYPTMKSLLSVYMDPSKSVHEKEFLLKDLTTEGLLGEDRRLGEICSKRVYRILMAQSGSIRTDDVEDGADFFRCQSS; encoded by the exons atgtcacagCCAATCCTCCTCTCCGACGAAGAAGACGACCTCCACCACTTCCACCAAAATGCGCTCTCAACCCCATTGCATTTCGCCTCCAAGAAACAGCGCTTATCCGACCCGGACCCGGACCCGGACCCGAACCCGCCGGATACTGTCCTCATCGACGACCCGACCCCGCAGAAACCGGGTCAAACCTCCACTCCCTCCTTCGTCCCCGAGACACCTCTCTCCGCTCCAAACTCCGATCTCGTAATTGTCAAATGCACCGCCGCAAACTCTTCCAATCCACAACCTAGGGTTTCCGATCCCGATCACAACAGGTTCTCCG GAATTACTGGATTGATTTGTTTGGAGTCTGATAATGACTCTGAAAGTGGTTCCGGAAGAGAAAATTGCAAGGAGGATGAAACAATCGGTGCTGATTTCAGAGTGTCAATGGACTCAGAATGGAGTTCTAAGTTTATGGATTCCACGAGTTCTCTCG GGAATAATAGTTTAACGCGAATGTCCTCTTTGGAAGACGATGATGATTGTCAG GTACATGATTATCCTGACAAAGAAAATGTTAGCATGGAGCAGATCAATAAAGTTAATCAGAAAAGAACTAAAACTGATGCTGAGGAAAACAATATGACAGACAAAGCTAGGGGAAGGAAGAAAATGGCAAAAGAGGAAAGGATTCGCTTaatggaagagaagaaattaaagaaggAA CAAGAGAAGTTGCAAAAAGCAGCTCAGAAGGCTGAAGCTGCAGAGTTGAAAAAAATGcagaaagaaaagcaaaagtGGGAGAAAGGGAAGCTTGCCTTAAAATCCATCGTGGCTGAAATTGATGCTAAAGTGGTCGAACTGGGGTCAATTGGAG GACATCTGCTTACAAGGTTTGCCGAAAAGGGGCTTGCATACCGTATAACTTCAAATCCAATTGAGAGATCAATTGTGTGGACTATGAATGTTCCAGAACATATCTCACag CATTCTTCTAATGGAGTACAGATTCCTTATGTATTGCTTGTATATGAGGCCAAAGAATTCTGTAATCTTGTTAGCAATGAATCTCTTTTGGATCATGTTTCCAGTGTTCAAAGTTGTTACCCATCTTTCACAATTTGTTACCTCACCAATAGGTTAATggcatatattaataaaag GGAACAGGAACAGTACAAGAACCCATCAAATGATAATGGTTGGAGACGTCCACCTGTTGAGGAG GTGCTGGCAAAATTAGTGACTCATTTCGTGAAAGTGCATTCCAGGCAATGCATTGATGAAGCTGAACTAGCTGAACATGTTGTTGGTTTGACCTCCAGCCTGGCATCCTGCCAATTTAG AAAGAAGTTGACACGCCTATCTGTAAATGCTAATGGATCCCTAATTCCTAAGGACTCTGTTGACaagaatttaataaaaaagagcTTATG GTTGAAAGCTTTGGTTTCAATTCCAAAGGTACAGCCACGATTTGCTATTGCCATTGGGAAGAAGTACCCCACCATGAAATCTCTTCTGAGTGTCTACATGGATCCAAGTAAATCG GTGCATGAAAAGGAATTTCTCCTCAAGGACTTGACAACGGAAGGACTGCTCGGTGAGGACAGAAGATTAGGTGAGATTTGTTCAAAGAGAGTATACAGAATACTTATGGCACAAAGCGGAAGCATCAGGACTGATGATGTTGAGGATGGTGCTGATTTCTTCAGATGTCAATCATCTTAA